The following proteins come from a genomic window of Paenibacillus spongiae:
- a CDS encoding adenosylcobalamin-dependent ribonucleoside-diphosphate reductase — protein sequence METKSAGKLEGLSEKIFLDRYAWKNADSKAAKVGDTVLVLTKDDPKFPTKEVGEVINREGQQVTIRLRSGETVESDVEKLTLTVEKTPDELWERLSRAIASVEDSDEKQKLWQERFRYILDDWKLVPGGRIAAGAGASDELTLFNCYVIPSPHDSRGGIMKTLTEMTEVMARGGGVGINLSSLRPRRAVVAGVNGSSSGAVSWGGLFSYTTGLIEQGGSRRGALMLMMHDWHPDVLDFITVKQTMGQVTNANLSVCVSNDFMHAVKEDLDWELVFPDTKDPEYDALWDGDLEAWRSRGKRVIPYKTVPAREIWHTIIESAWKSAEPGVVFMEHYNQMSNSWYFNPLIATNPCGEQGLPAWGVCNLSAINLSKFYDEANHDVAWDELAKVTRYSVRFLDNVIDATPYHFEENERNQKLERRIGLGSMGLAELMIKLGIRYGSPESLEFLERIYGFIAKESYLASTEIAAEKGSFNAFEADKFLQSGFMRHMTDSFPQIGEAIRKRGMRNVTVLTQAPTGSTGTMVGTSTGIEPYFAFEYYRQSRLGYDKQLVPIAQAWKDNHPGEELPDFFVTSMSLSAEDHIRVQAAIQRWVDSSISKTANCPNDFTVEETKRLYELAFELGCKGVTIYRDGSRDVQVLSTKKDEEESKERTPEAATTAFGQVLEPAHQQSAEASAAQSSDAVPTAPREESVIDKQYKRRPSVLRGATYKINTPFGMAYITINDIDGTPAEIFLNVGKAGSDVFAMAEALGRVCSLFLRYGDHGNKVKLLVKHLKGIGGSGAIGFGANRVESIADAVAKSLELHMIGSGDHETAAAQAESSVVPDAEADTIMASLKMPFPGTETITKDLCPSCGSASLIHVEGCRTCAGCGYSRCT from the coding sequence ATGGAAACGAAGAGTGCGGGTAAGTTAGAGGGACTAAGCGAGAAGATTTTTCTAGATCGCTACGCTTGGAAGAATGCAGATTCGAAGGCGGCCAAGGTAGGGGATACAGTGCTCGTCTTGACAAAGGACGACCCGAAATTTCCGACCAAGGAGGTCGGCGAGGTAATCAACCGGGAAGGCCAGCAGGTGACGATCCGGCTGCGCAGCGGCGAGACGGTTGAATCCGATGTGGAGAAGCTGACCCTGACTGTCGAGAAGACGCCTGACGAATTGTGGGAACGGCTGTCCAGGGCGATTGCGTCCGTAGAAGACAGCGATGAGAAGCAGAAGCTCTGGCAGGAGCGGTTCCGTTATATTTTGGACGATTGGAAGCTAGTGCCGGGCGGCCGGATTGCAGCCGGTGCGGGTGCGAGCGATGAATTGACATTGTTTAACTGCTATGTCATTCCTTCTCCGCATGACAGCAGAGGCGGAATAATGAAGACGTTGACCGAGATGACTGAGGTTATGGCGCGCGGCGGCGGCGTCGGCATCAATCTGTCTTCACTGCGGCCGCGCCGCGCCGTGGTGGCAGGGGTCAACGGTTCCTCCAGCGGTGCCGTCTCTTGGGGCGGTCTGTTCAGCTATACGACGGGCTTGATCGAGCAGGGCGGCTCGAGACGGGGTGCATTGATGCTGATGATGCATGATTGGCATCCCGATGTGCTCGATTTCATTACCGTCAAGCAGACGATGGGGCAAGTGACGAATGCGAATTTATCGGTATGCGTCAGCAATGACTTCATGCACGCGGTGAAAGAGGATCTCGATTGGGAGCTCGTCTTCCCGGATACGAAGGATCCTGAATACGATGCGCTGTGGGATGGCGATCTGGAAGCCTGGCGCAGCCGTGGCAAACGGGTAATCCCGTACAAAACCGTTCCGGCTCGGGAGATATGGCATACGATTATCGAATCGGCCTGGAAGTCCGCCGAGCCTGGCGTCGTCTTCATGGAGCATTATAATCAGATGTCGAACAGCTGGTATTTCAATCCGCTGATTGCAACGAATCCTTGCGGCGAACAAGGGCTGCCGGCATGGGGAGTTTGCAATCTATCGGCCATCAATTTATCTAAATTCTATGATGAGGCCAACCATGACGTGGCATGGGACGAATTGGCGAAGGTAACGCGTTACTCGGTTCGGTTCCTGGACAATGTCATTGACGCGACGCCGTATCACTTTGAAGAGAACGAGCGCAATCAGAAGCTGGAACGGCGGATCGGCCTGGGATCGATGGGCCTTGCCGAGCTGATGATTAAGCTCGGCATCCGTTACGGAAGTCCGGAATCGCTTGAATTTCTGGAACGGATCTATGGCTTCATCGCCAAAGAATCGTATCTGGCTTCGACGGAAATTGCAGCGGAGAAGGGCTCCTTCAACGCATTCGAAGCAGATAAGTTCCTGCAGAGCGGATTCATGCGCCATATGACAGATTCCTTCCCTCAAATCGGCGAGGCGATCCGGAAGCGCGGAATGCGCAATGTGACCGTACTGACACAAGCGCCGACGGGCAGTACCGGTACGATGGTTGGGACGTCGACTGGCATCGAGCCGTATTTCGCCTTCGAATATTACCGTCAAAGCCGTCTGGGCTACGACAAGCAGCTGGTGCCGATTGCACAAGCGTGGAAGGACAATCATCCGGGCGAAGAGCTCCCTGATTTCTTCGTAACTTCCATGTCGCTGTCGGCAGAGGATCATATCCGTGTTCAAGCCGCGATTCAACGGTGGGTGGACAGCTCGATCTCCAAGACGGCGAACTGTCCGAACGACTTTACGGTTGAAGAGACGAAGCGGTTATATGAGCTTGCCTTCGAGCTTGGCTGCAAGGGCGTAACGATCTATCGTGACGGAAGCCGCGATGTGCAGGTTCTGTCCACCAAGAAGGATGAGGAAGAAAGCAAAGAAAGAACGCCTGAAGCAGCCACGACGGCTTTCGGTCAAGTGTTGGAGCCAGCTCATCAGCAGTCGGCGGAAGCCAGTGCAGCGCAAAGTAGCGATGCCGTCCCGACTGCGCCGCGGGAAGAGTCGGTCATTGACAAGCAATATAAACGCCGTCCGTCCGTGCTTCGCGGCGCAACCTACAAGATCAACACGCCGTTCGGCATGGCCTATATTACGATTAACGATATCGACGGGACGCCTGCGGAAATCTTCTTGAACGTCGGCAAGGCCGGTTCGGATGTATTCGCAATGGCCGAAGCATTAGGCCGGGTGTGCTCGCTATTCCTTCGTTATGGCGATCATGGGAATAAAGTGAAGCTGCTGGTGAAGCATCTGAAAGGCATTGGCGGCTCAGGCGCGATCGGCTTCGGTGCGAACCGGGTCGAATCCATTGCGGACGCGGTGGCCAAATCGTTAGAGCTCCACATGATCGGCAGCGGTGATCATGAAACCGCGGCTGCGCAAGCAGAGAGCTCCGTTGTACCGGATGCCGAGGCAGATACGATCATGGCCTCGCTCAAGATGCCGTTCCCTGGCACCGAGACGATCACGAAGGATCTCTGTCCATCATGCGGCAGCGCCTCTCTGATTCACGTGGAGGGCTGCAGAACATGCGCGGGCTGCGGGTACAGCCGCTGCACGTAA
- a CDS encoding DEAD/DEAH box helicase, with amino-acid sequence MQPPIEQHRGEGPASPVIRKLNASVDLHLDRTWFNELQQRIDRNGPWDDWTMYQLAVEAEQSKLIGSFDDLQCMRCLPNLEPMPHQLSTARKVLHEMSGRAILADEVGLGKTIEAGLVLKEYLIRGLVRRVLILVPASLVLQWVRELNQKFGISAVAQKKEYMWQYDVVVASMDTAKRDPHRDILLAQDYDMLIIDEAHKLKNKKTTNYQFVGQLRKKYCLLLTATPVQNDLDELYNLITLLKPGQLGGQSEFSANFVVDKRLPKNEDQLQEALSGVMIRNRRGDGGIHFTKRIVKNIELALSDQEQALYDAVTGFVRQRYEESGGDWTSMLSLITLQREVCSSRDAVFLTLVNLFKKTAEDSPFRPKIWELVEFIRNIQANTKAEKTMELIREMNDKVIVFTEYRATQEYLLQYFRSHNLVAVPYRGGMNRGKKDWMMDLFRGRAQVLIATEAGGEGINLQFCHNIINFDLPWNPMRVEQRIGRVHRLGQQNDVHIYNLCTLGTIEEHIVNLLHEKINLFELVIGELDHIIERFEKGEHSLEQRLSRAMLESGNSAELRMKIDDLGHSLTRIRSEVEAEDFMNPMGSIMDAVGQSVEVRP; translated from the coding sequence ATGCAGCCGCCGATCGAACAACACCGGGGCGAAGGTCCTGCCTCCCCCGTAATCCGCAAGCTGAACGCCAGTGTCGACCTGCATTTGGACCGCACCTGGTTTAACGAACTGCAGCAGCGCATCGACCGCAACGGTCCTTGGGATGACTGGACGATGTACCAGCTCGCTGTCGAGGCGGAGCAGTCGAAGCTGATCGGCAGCTTTGACGACTTGCAATGCATGCGCTGCCTGCCGAATTTAGAGCCGATGCCGCATCAATTAAGTACCGCGCGCAAGGTGCTCCACGAGATGAGCGGCCGGGCGATTCTTGCCGACGAAGTCGGACTCGGCAAGACGATCGAAGCCGGTCTGGTGCTCAAAGAATATTTGATCCGGGGGCTCGTCCGCCGCGTCTTGATCCTCGTTCCCGCCTCTCTGGTTCTGCAATGGGTGCGCGAGCTTAATCAAAAGTTCGGTATATCTGCCGTGGCGCAGAAGAAGGAATATATGTGGCAGTACGATGTCGTCGTCGCTTCCATGGATACGGCCAAGCGCGATCCTCACCGCGACATTCTGCTTGCGCAGGATTACGACATGCTTATTATTGACGAAGCGCATAAGCTGAAGAACAAGAAGACGACCAATTATCAGTTCGTCGGCCAGCTGCGCAAAAAGTATTGCCTGCTGCTCACCGCGACGCCGGTTCAGAACGATCTGGACGAGCTCTATAACCTCATTACGCTGTTGAAACCGGGCCAGTTGGGCGGACAGAGCGAATTCTCCGCCAATTTCGTCGTGGACAAGCGCCTTCCGAAGAATGAAGACCAGCTGCAAGAAGCCTTGTCTGGCGTTATGATCCGCAACCGGCGGGGCGATGGCGGCATTCATTTTACGAAGCGGATTGTCAAGAATATCGAGCTCGCGCTCTCGGATCAGGAGCAGGCTCTATATGACGCCGTAACGGGATTCGTTCGCCAGCGTTATGAAGAGAGCGGCGGCGATTGGACCAGCATGCTCTCTCTTATTACCCTGCAGCGCGAAGTTTGCTCCAGCCGGGATGCCGTCTTCCTGACGCTTGTCAATTTGTTCAAGAAGACCGCTGAGGATTCGCCCTTTCGTCCTAAGATATGGGAGCTCGTCGAATTCATCCGCAACATTCAGGCCAACACCAAAGCGGAGAAAACGATGGAGCTCATCCGCGAGATGAACGACAAAGTGATCGTGTTCACCGAATACCGGGCTACGCAGGAATATTTACTGCAATATTTCCGTTCGCACAATCTGGTTGCGGTTCCTTATCGGGGCGGCATGAACCGCGGCAAGAAAGATTGGATGATGGATCTGTTCCGCGGCCGCGCCCAGGTGCTGATCGCTACCGAAGCCGGAGGCGAGGGCATTAACCTGCAGTTCTGCCACAATATCATCAACTTCGATTTGCCTTGGAATCCGATGCGTGTCGAGCAGCGGATCGGCCGTGTCCACAGGCTTGGCCAGCAGAACGATGTCCATATCTATAACCTCTGCACGCTTGGAACGATCGAGGAGCATATCGTGAACCTGCTGCATGAGAAAATCAATCTCTTCGAGCTCGTTATCGGAGAACTCGACCACATTATCGAACGGTTCGAGAAAGGTGAGCACTCCCTGGAGCAGCGCTTATCGCGCGCGATGCTGGAATCGGGCAATTCGGCAGAGCTCCGCATGAAAATCGACGACCTCGGTCATTCATTGACCCGTATTCGAAGCGAGGTAGAAGCCGAAGACTTCATGAACCCAATGGGGTCAATCATGGACGCTGTCGGCCAATCGGTGGAGGTGAGACCGTGA
- a CDS encoding YqhG family protein — MNDRQVHKFVQRYLEATECRIMEKSPAHFLVKLSPRADRDLTNRPFYWGFVDRTGAEPETMSMLLVTNKNKYDESKAAASPSGTAAAPGTQVQSASGASGTTQPSGGIAGAAEAALGRSLGFVHGSLNASGRVPREDLYYGSRKLEQLFESAKASGSYLCMFQEPDKKNSHPLQSTAYTAWLGVNFKVEFTCDMKREELHSFGVSMATGQCTERFHDRLQSLRMTHRLPPNVHTAKNGLTLAKATAVAEQTLERKLKGYDYVWADAAAARLQLELATVQHYYEPLLEAQEEDARAAAAEQFKRRQDEIRWQYEPRVTVSAINCGIFYLQGIG; from the coding sequence GTGAACGACCGTCAAGTTCATAAGTTTGTGCAGCGTTATCTGGAGGCGACAGAATGCCGGATCATGGAGAAATCGCCTGCGCATTTCCTTGTTAAGCTGTCACCTAGAGCGGACCGCGATTTGACGAACCGTCCATTCTATTGGGGGTTTGTCGACCGGACAGGAGCAGAACCGGAGACGATGTCCATGCTTCTGGTAACGAACAAGAACAAATACGACGAGTCCAAAGCCGCCGCCAGCCCGTCCGGGACAGCAGCCGCGCCCGGTACGCAGGTACAATCCGCGTCCGGCGCATCCGGGACGACGCAGCCGTCAGGCGGGATAGCCGGTGCCGCCGAGGCGGCCCTAGGCCGGTCACTCGGATTCGTGCACGGCTCGCTGAACGCATCCGGCCGCGTCCCCCGCGAAGATCTGTATTATGGATCCCGAAAGCTGGAGCAATTGTTTGAATCTGCCAAGGCAAGCGGCAGCTATCTCTGCATGTTTCAGGAGCCCGATAAGAAGAACTCCCATCCGCTTCAATCGACAGCATATACGGCTTGGCTGGGCGTCAATTTTAAAGTTGAATTCACCTGCGACATGAAACGGGAGGAACTGCATTCCTTCGGCGTTTCTATGGCTACCGGTCAATGCACCGAGCGCTTCCATGACCGGCTTCAGTCGCTCCGCATGACCCACCGGCTGCCTCCGAACGTTCATACCGCGAAGAATGGCTTGACGCTTGCGAAGGCAACAGCTGTCGCTGAGCAGACGCTGGAACGCAAACTCAAGGGCTATGATTACGTCTGGGCGGATGCGGCCGCTGCCAGACTCCAGCTGGAATTAGCGACGGTTCAACATTATTACGAGCCTCTTCTTGAAGCGCAAGAGGAAGACGCTCGCGCGGCAGCCGCCGAGCAGTTCAAACGAAGACAGGATGAGATCCGCTGGCAGTATGAACCCCGCGTGACGGTATCCGCCATTAACTGCGGCATTTTCTATTTGCAAGGAATTGGGTAA
- a CDS encoding YqzE family protein produces MASRDELIKYMTQQLVTYMETPQEQRKLKREAAKAAKEPWLTRWFGIAPLGIALWWRKRRSR; encoded by the coding sequence ATGGCAAGCCGCGACGAACTGATTAAATACATGACGCAGCAGCTGGTCACTTATATGGAAACGCCGCAGGAACAGCGCAAGCTCAAACGCGAAGCAGCCAAGGCTGCTAAAGAGCCTTGGCTGACACGCTGGTTCGGGATTGCTCCGCTCGGAATTGCATTGTGGTGGCGCAAGCGCCGGAGTCGTTAA
- a CDS encoding N-acetylmuramoyl-L-alanine amidase family protein yields MLMNGFTRRLGRTLGMGCLLLASLMNASPAGASVPERSELPIPHPTRGPIPAPAQAEIDPLSDPDYHRALPTADIIIDAGHGGIDGGAYVGDIKEKDINLAIAKKLYLLLSSSGVRTILNRNGDYALSEDNRWFASRSRHKRDLSQRSQLSKEIQTRIVVSLHVNSGKNKSVRGPLVLHQDEGQSALLAYCIQDALNRQQNTRKLPELGKPFYLLNVVEQPAVIVEMGFISNEQDRRMLTDPRYQLQTASAIASGIRNYLLLR; encoded by the coding sequence ATGTTAATGAACGGATTCACGCGAAGGCTTGGACGCACACTGGGAATGGGCTGTTTACTCCTTGCCAGCTTGATGAATGCCAGTCCGGCGGGCGCCTCTGTACCGGAACGAAGCGAACTCCCGATCCCTCATCCTACTCGCGGTCCTATTCCTGCACCTGCTCAAGCAGAAATCGATCCGCTCAGCGATCCGGATTACCACCGCGCGCTGCCAACGGCCGATATCATTATCGACGCCGGCCATGGCGGGATTGACGGCGGCGCATATGTAGGAGACATTAAGGAGAAGGACATCAATCTGGCTATTGCCAAAAAATTGTATTTGCTCTTAAGCAGCAGCGGTGTCCGGACCATATTGAACCGGAACGGCGATTATGCGCTTAGCGAGGATAACCGCTGGTTCGCCAGCCGCTCCAGGCATAAGCGGGATTTATCCCAACGTTCCCAGTTAAGCAAGGAAATTCAGACGCGCATCGTCGTCAGTCTTCACGTTAACTCGGGAAAAAATAAGTCCGTACGCGGACCGCTCGTTCTCCATCAAGATGAAGGCCAGAGTGCTCTGCTCGCCTATTGTATTCAAGATGCCCTCAACCGCCAGCAGAATACCCGCAAGCTGCCGGAATTGGGAAAACCGTTCTATTTGCTCAACGTCGTCGAACAACCGGCGGTCATTGTCGAGATGGGCTTTATCAGCAATGAACAAGACCGCCGGATGTTGACCGACCCTCGTTATCAGCTTCAGACAGCATCTGCGATTGCCTCAGGGATTCGGAATTACCTCCTTCTCCGATGA
- a CDS encoding divergent polysaccharide deacetylase family protein codes for MKRLVWVSAAMILLLSSAWGRTGNAQEEQAAAITADGRQLAIVIDDFGNNMTGTEEMFDLPVHITAAVMPFMRTTKQDAEQAHKKGHDVIVHMPMEPNQGKKEWLGPGAILTSMSDEEIRKRVQDAIRDVPHAIGMNNHMGSKVTADERVMRIVLSVVKENNMFFLDSRTTFKTVVPKIAAELGVPLLSNHVFLDDVYTMRHIAGQIGVLKKHLESNDVCVAIGHVGAPGKKTAAVLKEQIPQLKEKATFVRLSEMLAPSSEKEVIPNP; via the coding sequence ATGAAACGATTGGTATGGGTTTCGGCAGCAATGATCCTTTTGCTCAGCAGCGCATGGGGTCGGACGGGGAATGCCCAAGAAGAGCAGGCGGCAGCAATTACTGCAGACGGCAGACAGCTGGCCATCGTGATCGACGATTTCGGCAACAACATGACAGGAACGGAGGAGATGTTCGATCTTCCGGTTCACATCACGGCGGCTGTTATGCCGTTCATGAGGACGACGAAGCAGGATGCGGAGCAGGCGCACAAGAAGGGGCATGACGTGATTGTCCACATGCCGATGGAGCCGAACCAGGGGAAGAAGGAGTGGTTAGGGCCGGGGGCAATACTGACGAGCATGAGCGATGAAGAAATCCGCAAACGTGTTCAGGATGCCATACGCGATGTCCCGCATGCGATCGGAATGAACAATCATATGGGTTCCAAGGTTACGGCCGACGAACGGGTCATGCGTATCGTGCTGTCCGTCGTGAAGGAGAATAATATGTTCTTCCTCGACAGCCGGACGACGTTCAAGACGGTCGTGCCGAAGATTGCCGCGGAGCTTGGCGTTCCGTTATTGTCCAACCATGTGTTCTTGGACGACGTATACACGATGCGGCATATCGCAGGCCAAATCGGCGTGCTAAAAAAGCACTTGGAATCGAATGACGTCTGTGTGGCAATCGGCCATGTCGGTGCGCCAGGCAAAAAGACAGCCGCGGTACTCAAGGAACAAATACCGCAGCTGAAGGAGAAGGCAACCTTCGTTCGATTATCGGAGATGCTTGCTCCGTCATCGGAGAAGGAGGTAATTCCGAATCCCTGA
- a CDS encoding TerB family tellurite resistance protein has translation MFLHFLQAKEDKEAFLELAHVVAKADGFVSNKEQGYLRSFMAEMNLRESDYIGFSKARDLPEIIADLKVEQVKNIFFVEILLLIFADGDYNEEEKQIVMDLKRLFGLSDETYEAFKDWVIRMDKLKIEGVKLIMNSSCMNNG, from the coding sequence TTGTTTTTGCATTTTCTACAGGCGAAAGAGGATAAAGAGGCATTCCTGGAATTAGCGCATGTCGTGGCGAAGGCCGATGGATTCGTCAGTAATAAGGAGCAAGGTTATTTGCGCTCCTTCATGGCCGAGATGAATCTGCGGGAGTCGGATTATATCGGCTTTTCGAAAGCAAGGGACCTGCCTGAAATCATCGCTGACCTGAAGGTCGAACAGGTCAAAAATATATTCTTTGTCGAGATCCTTCTCCTGATATTTGCCGACGGGGATTATAATGAAGAAGAGAAACAGATCGTGATGGACTTGAAGCGTCTGTTCGGATTGTCAGATGAAACTTATGAAGCTTTCAAGGATTGGGTTATTCGTATGGATAAGCTAAAAATCGAGGGTGTTAAACTTATTATGAACTCATCATGCATGAATAATGGCTGA
- a CDS encoding MraY family glycosyltransferase, whose amino-acid sequence MSYLIEFMLSFGIVVALIPPLKKAAFRIGFVDKPRKDSARKIHREPIPLTAGIAIFIGFVAVYLLFVRDSWVQTAAILGGGLLILVIGIVDDWYKTHGREFPALPKFLVQMTAAVLVYASGIVFAGFENPLNGYYIVLPAWLSFLFTVMWIFGVTTVINFSDGMDGLAGGLSAISGGTLLVVALVMGQQGSAMMAVITVGVSVGYLLFNRPPAKVFMGDAGATFLGFILGVVALDGAFKQATMLSLFIPILALGVPILDNIRVVIARMMKGVPVYQADASQVHYRLLATGMKPVQVVSFLYLVNICFGLFSIVLLLAQ is encoded by the coding sequence ATGAGTTATCTGATAGAATTCATGCTTTCCTTTGGTATCGTAGTGGCACTTATTCCTCCATTGAAAAAGGCGGCGTTCCGGATTGGCTTTGTGGACAAGCCCCGAAAGGACAGCGCTAGAAAAATACATAGAGAGCCGATACCGCTTACTGCAGGTATTGCCATCTTTATCGGTTTCGTAGCCGTATATCTGTTATTTGTCCGGGACAGCTGGGTACAGACGGCCGCCATATTGGGCGGAGGGCTGCTCATACTGGTCATCGGCATCGTAGACGATTGGTACAAGACCCACGGCAGGGAATTTCCGGCGCTGCCGAAATTTCTCGTTCAAATGACGGCGGCCGTGCTCGTATACGCGTCAGGAATCGTCTTTGCCGGATTTGAGAATCCGCTCAACGGCTATTATATTGTTCTGCCGGCATGGTTGTCTTTCCTCTTCACGGTGATGTGGATCTTTGGCGTAACAACCGTAATTAACTTCTCCGATGGAATGGATGGACTTGCAGGAGGCTTGTCCGCCATATCCGGCGGAACGCTGCTTGTCGTTGCGCTTGTCATGGGACAGCAAGGCTCTGCTATGATGGCTGTTATTACGGTTGGCGTATCCGTGGGCTATCTATTGTTCAATCGTCCGCCGGCTAAAGTTTTCATGGGCGATGCGGGAGCGACCTTCCTTGGATTCATACTGGGTGTTGTCGCACTCGACGGCGCCTTCAAGCAAGCGACGATGTTGTCGTTGTTTATTCCTATCCTCGCTTTAGGCGTGCCAATCCTGGACAATATTCGCGTCGTAATCGCGCGGATGATGAAGGGCGTTCCCGTGTACCAAGCGGACGCATCCCAAGTTCATTACCGGCTGCTAGCCACCGGAATGAAGCCGGTTCAAGTCGTTTCGTTCCTTTATTTAGTTAATATCTGTTTCGGGCTGTTCTCTATCGTACTGCTGCTCGCCCAGTAA
- a CDS encoding AAA family ATPase, with amino-acid sequence MEVTIGLYRNGRGTYLRSMELLRDQVDNFDRYPYSLDAVKNLERLEFHPNVTYIVGENGMGKSTLLESIAIAWGFNPEGGTLNFSFSTQPTHSELHENIRLVRGPQKPRDGFFFRAESYYNLATNIDLLDREGSFGPPIIQSYGGKSLHEQSHGESFFATFIHRFSGNGLYIMDEPEAALSPFRQMAMITRMHQLVKQNAQFIISTHSPILMAYPDSLIYELTPEGAAVKSLEDTDHFIIYKQFLNNKEKLLHELLQEDD; translated from the coding sequence ATGGAGGTTACGATAGGCTTGTATAGAAATGGACGGGGAACATACTTGCGCAGCATGGAGCTGCTGAGGGATCAAGTGGACAATTTTGACAGATACCCTTATTCGCTGGATGCCGTCAAGAATCTTGAACGGCTGGAGTTTCATCCGAATGTCACTTATATCGTGGGTGAGAATGGGATGGGCAAGTCCACGCTGCTGGAATCGATCGCGATTGCCTGGGGCTTCAATCCGGAGGGAGGAACGCTAAATTTCTCGTTCTCCACACAACCGACCCATTCGGAGCTTCATGAAAATATCCGGCTCGTGCGAGGACCTCAAAAGCCCAGGGACGGTTTCTTCTTCCGTGCGGAGAGCTATTACAATCTGGCGACGAATATCGACCTCCTGGATCGCGAGGGCTCTTTCGGGCCGCCGATCATCCAATCATACGGCGGCAAATCGCTTCATGAACAATCGCATGGCGAATCGTTCTTCGCCACCTTTATTCACCGGTTCAGCGGCAATGGCCTATACATCATGGATGAGCCGGAAGCCGCGCTGTCCCCGTTCCGGCAGATGGCGATGATCACCCGGATGCATCAGCTCGTAAAGCAGAACGCTCAGTTTATTATTTCGACCCATTCCCCCATTCTGATGGCCTATCCGGATTCGTTGATTTATGAGCTGACTCCAGAAGGCGCTGCCGTGAAGAGTCTTGAGGATACCGATCACTTTATCATTTATAAGCAATTTCTGAACAACAAAGAGAAGCTGCTGCACGAGCTTCTTCAAGAGGATGATTAG